A stretch of Myroides oncorhynchi DNA encodes these proteins:
- a CDS encoding tetracycline-inactivating monooxygenase Tet(X2), which translates to MTMRIDTDKQMNLLSDKNVAIIGGGPVGLTMAKLLQQNGIDVSVYERDNDREARIFGGTLDLHKGSGQEAMKKAGLLQTYYDLALPMGVNIADEKGNILSTKNVKPENRFDNPEINRNDLRAILLNSLENDTVIWDRKLVMLEPGKKKWTLTFENKPSETADLVILANGGMSKVRKFVTDTEVEETGTFNIQADIHQPEINCPGFFQLCNGNRLMASHQGNLLFANPNNNGALHFGISFKTPDEWKNQTQVDFQNRNSVVDFLLKEFSDWDERYKELIHTTLSFVGLATRIFPLEKPWKSKRPLPITMIGDAAHLMPPFAGQGVNSGLVDALILSDNLADGKFNSIEEAVKNYEQQMFIYGKEAQEESTQNEIEMFKPDFTFQQLLNV; encoded by the coding sequence ATGACAATGCGAATAGATACAGACAAACAAATGAATTTACTTAGTGATAAGAACGTTGCAATAATTGGTGGTGGACCCGTTGGACTGACTATGGCAAAATTATTACAGCAAAACGGCATAGACGTTTCAGTTTACGAAAGAGACAACGACCGAGAGGCAAGAATTTTTGGTGGAACCCTTGACCTACACAAAGGTTCAGGTCAGGAAGCAATGAAAAAAGCGGGATTGTTACAAACTTATTATGACTTAGCCTTACCAATGGGTGTAAATATTGCTGATGAAAAAGGCAATATTTTATCCACAAAAAATGTAAAGCCCGAAAATCGATTTGACAATCCTGAAATAAACAGAAATGACTTAAGGGCTATCTTGTTGAATAGTTTAGAAAACGACACGGTTATTTGGGATAGAAAACTTGTTATGCTTGAACCTGGTAAGAAGAAGTGGACACTAACTTTTGAGAATAAACCGAGTGAAACAGCAGATTTGGTTATTCTTGCCAATGGCGGGATGTCCAAGGTAAGAAAATTTGTTACCGACACGGAAGTTGAAGAAACAGGTACTTTCAATATACAAGCCGATATTCATCAACCAGAGATAAACTGTCCTGGATTTTTTCAGCTATGCAATGGAAACCGGCTAATGGCATCTCACCAAGGTAATTTATTATTTGCTAACCCCAATAATAATGGTGCATTGCATTTTGGAATAAGTTTTAAAACACCTGATGAATGGAAAAACCAAACGCAGGTAGATTTTCAAAACAGAAATAGTGTCGTTGATTTTCTTCTGAAAGAATTTTCCGATTGGGACGAACGCTACAAAGAATTGATTCATACGACGTTGTCATTTGTAGGATTGGCTACACGGATATTTCCTTTAGAAAAGCCTTGGAAAAGCAAGCGCCCATTACCCATAACAATGATTGGGGATGCCGCACATTTGATGCCGCCTTTTGCAGGGCAGGGAGTAAATAGTGGGTTGGTGGATGCCTTGATATTGTCTGATAATCTAGCCGATGGAAAATTTAATAGCATTGAAGAGGCTGTTAAAAATTATGAACAGCAAATGTTTATCTATGGCAAAGAAGCACAAGAAGAATCAACTCAAAACGAAATTGAAATGTTTAAACCCGACTTTACGTTTCAGCAATTGTTAAATGTATAA
- a CDS encoding tyrosine-type recombinase/integrase, which translates to MDSETILKTLHDRLQVQRYANNTIKSYCGYAQIFLEYMNKYRTLNEIPIAEIEGFINEKVFQDNISASYQRSLVGAIKKIYELVNNQSIELNYLYPKRKSTQLPTFFSQEEVRKILNATENLKHKAILTTIYSCGLRLSELINLKLTDVKSDSNLLLIQQSKGNKDRLVALPDKLLSLLREYYIEYKPKIFLFEGTNDEQYSERSVQLVLKKSMKKANIVTKGSVHTLRHSYATHLIKSGIDIRVVQELLGHSDIRTTMIYTHITDVDKKSTPSPLDFL; encoded by the coding sequence ATGGATAGCGAAACAATATTAAAAACCTTACACGACCGATTGCAAGTGCAACGCTACGCCAATAATACCATAAAATCGTATTGTGGTTATGCACAAATATTCTTAGAGTATATGAATAAATATCGTACGCTCAACGAAATACCTATTGCTGAAATAGAGGGTTTTATTAATGAAAAAGTATTTCAAGACAATATTAGTGCATCTTATCAACGCTCTTTAGTTGGGGCAATTAAGAAGATTTATGAGTTGGTCAATAATCAATCGATAGAGTTAAATTATTTATATCCTAAACGAAAATCAACCCAACTGCCTACTTTCTTTTCTCAAGAAGAAGTGAGAAAAATATTAAATGCTACAGAAAATTTAAAGCATAAAGCAATTCTTACCACTATTTACAGTTGTGGATTACGCTTAAGTGAGTTAATAAATCTTAAACTAACCGATGTAAAATCCGACAGTAATTTACTATTAATACAACAAAGCAAAGGGAATAAAGATAGGCTAGTAGCTTTACCTGATAAGTTATTAAGTTTGTTGCGAGAATATTATATTGAATATAAACCCAAAATATTTTTATTTGAAGGAACTAATGATGAGCAATACAGCGAAAGAAGTGTTCAGTTAGTTTTGAAAAAGTCAATGAAAAAAGCCAATATTGTAACAAAAGGCAGTGTGCATACTTTGCGTCATTCATACGCCACACATTTAATAAAAAGCGGAATTGACATTCGGGTTGTACAAGAATTATTAGGGCATAGTGATATTAGAACAACCATGATTTACACTCATATTACAGATGTAGATAAGAAATCGACACCAAGTCCATTAGATTTTTTGTAA
- the ribB gene encoding 3,4-dihydroxy-2-butanone-4-phosphate synthase yields the protein MSHNHIQLNTIEEAIADIKAGKVIIVVDDEDRENEGDFIAAAEMVTPEMINFMATHGRGLICAPLTKERCQELDLHPMVNNNTVLHQTAFTVSIDLKGHGCTTGISVYDRAKTIESLVKQETTGDDLGRPGHIFPLIAKEGGVLRRTGHTEAAVDLARLAGFKPAGILVEILNEDGSMARLPQLMEVAKKWDLKIISIEALVAYRMKHDSLIEKKEDFEIDTKYGSFRLRAYQQNTNGQVHIALTKGDWNGQEAVLTRINSTIGNNDILDALSGKLSIRMENTFAKINEADKGAILFITQEDYSASLLNRLAMLKNTGAKLDLDTPKLSGDEKDFGIGAQILHDLNISKIKLLSNSAQGKRVGMTGYGLEITEYIQY from the coding sequence ATGTCACATAATCACATTCAATTAAACACTATCGAGGAAGCAATCGCAGATATCAAAGCGGGAAAAGTAATCATAGTGGTAGATGATGAGGATCGTGAAAACGAAGGTGATTTTATCGCCGCTGCAGAGATGGTAACTCCTGAGATGATTAACTTTATGGCTACTCATGGAAGAGGACTTATCTGTGCTCCCCTTACAAAGGAAAGATGTCAAGAATTAGACTTGCATCCAATGGTAAATAATAATACAGTACTTCATCAAACAGCATTTACTGTTTCGATTGATTTAAAAGGACATGGATGTACTACTGGTATATCAGTATACGATCGTGCCAAAACAATAGAGTCTTTAGTAAAACAAGAGACTACAGGAGATGATTTAGGACGTCCTGGTCATATATTTCCTTTAATAGCTAAGGAAGGTGGAGTGCTTAGGAGAACTGGTCATACGGAGGCTGCAGTTGACTTAGCCAGATTGGCTGGTTTTAAGCCTGCAGGAATATTAGTAGAAATATTAAATGAAGATGGTTCTATGGCTCGTTTACCTCAGTTAATGGAGGTAGCAAAGAAGTGGGATTTGAAGATTATTTCTATAGAAGCTCTTGTGGCATATCGAATGAAACACGATAGCCTTATAGAAAAGAAAGAAGATTTTGAGATAGATACTAAATATGGTAGTTTCAGATTAAGAGCTTACCAACAAAACACAAATGGCCAAGTACATATCGCTTTGACTAAAGGAGATTGGAACGGGCAAGAAGCAGTTCTTACTCGTATCAACTCTACAATAGGTAATAACGATATCCTTGATGCTTTAAGTGGAAAGTTAAGTATCCGTATGGAGAATACTTTTGCCAAGATTAATGAAGCAGATAAAGGAGCAATCTTATTTATCACCCAAGAAGATTATAGTGCTAGTCTTTTAAATAGACTTGCTATGCTAAAAAACACTGGAGCGAAGTTAGATCTTGATACTCCTAAGTTATCAGGAGATGAGAAAGACTTCGGAATTGGAGCTCAAATACTTCACGATTTGAATATTTCGAAAATTAAATTACTATCAAATTCAGCTCAAGGAAAAAGAGTAGGAATGACAGGATATGGTCTAGAGATAACAGAATATATACAGTACTAG
- a CDS encoding LptF/LptG family permease gives MKILDRYILKSFISTLLTVFAILYFIFILQGVWLFISELAGKDLDLIVIVQFLLFYSPKMVPLVLPLSVLLASIMTFGSFAENYEFAAMKASGISLKRAMRPLSIFIFGLAGVSFWFANDVIPKAEYKFLNLRKEIIQTKPAMAIAAGQFNDLGQVNIKVDQKTGDKGQYLDNVTMHVKSNSGYENKTVIRSINGELETEESSNILKLHLFDGNYYDDVTAKNYEEAKKYPFVKTHFKKYTMNIDLSSFQNEGKDDEKITNTYGMLNISELSYTIDSLQKAMITEKASNADNLTQRLGNVLTVNTVNVDSLGKKDKKIAEIGENVLKGFTYDNQSRILQSAIDYTNNISFNTESNDLSILNQVKRINDHWLALYEKFVIAFSCFLMFYIGAPLGAIIRKGGIGLPIVFAVGIFITYHFINTFGKKMAQEDGIIPFLGGWIGSLALTPLAIYLTYKATKDNGDVSFSLSLDTIKDLFVSAKMRFKANKEEIKSTENNKNN, from the coding sequence GTGAAAATACTTGACCGTTACATTTTAAAAAGCTTTATATCAACACTGTTAACAGTGTTTGCTATTTTATACTTTATATTTATCCTACAAGGAGTTTGGCTATTTATTTCAGAATTAGCAGGAAAGGATCTTGATTTGATAGTCATTGTCCAGTTTTTACTATTCTATTCTCCTAAGATGGTACCGCTAGTGTTGCCTCTTTCTGTTTTATTAGCCTCTATTATGACTTTTGGAAGTTTTGCTGAAAACTACGAGTTCGCAGCGATGAAAGCCTCAGGTATTTCTTTGAAAAGAGCTATGCGTCCACTGTCTATTTTTATATTTGGATTAGCAGGGGTATCATTTTGGTTTGCTAATGATGTTATTCCTAAGGCTGAGTATAAGTTTTTAAATCTTCGCAAGGAGATTATTCAGACTAAACCAGCGATGGCTATAGCTGCTGGGCAGTTTAATGATTTAGGTCAAGTCAATATCAAAGTTGACCAAAAAACGGGAGATAAAGGACAATATCTTGATAATGTAACGATGCATGTGAAGTCTAATTCAGGTTATGAAAATAAAACTGTTATTAGATCTATCAATGGTGAGCTGGAAACTGAGGAAAGTTCTAATATTTTGAAACTTCATTTGTTTGATGGTAATTATTATGATGATGTTACAGCAAAGAATTATGAAGAGGCAAAGAAATATCCTTTTGTAAAAACACATTTTAAAAAATACACAATGAATATTGATTTGAGTAGTTTTCAAAATGAAGGTAAAGATGATGAGAAAATCACCAATACTTATGGTATGCTTAATATAAGTGAGCTTAGCTATACTATTGATTCTCTTCAAAAAGCAATGATAACAGAGAAAGCATCAAATGCTGATAATCTTACCCAAAGATTAGGGAATGTTTTAACTGTGAATACAGTTAATGTCGATAGCCTTGGTAAAAAAGACAAAAAGATAGCTGAAATAGGTGAAAATGTTTTAAAAGGGTTTACTTATGACAATCAAAGTAGAATATTACAATCTGCTATAGATTATACTAATAATATTAGTTTCAACACTGAGAGTAATGATCTTTCTATTTTAAACCAAGTAAAGAGGATTAATGATCACTGGCTTGCATTATATGAGAAATTTGTAATTGCTTTTTCTTGTTTCCTTATGTTTTACATTGGGGCGCCGTTAGGAGCTATTATTAGAAAAGGAGGTATTGGATTACCAATTGTATTTGCAGTAGGTATTTTTATTACTTATCATTTCATTAATACTTTTGGTAAGAAAATGGCTCAAGAGGATGGTATTATTCCCTTCTTAGGTGGTTGGATAGGCTCATTGGCACTTACGCCTCTAGCTATTTATTTAACGTATAAAGCAACTAAGGATAACGGGGATGTCAGCTTTAGCTTGTCTTTAGATACAATAAAAGATTTATTTGTTTCAGCAAAAATGCGATTCAAAGCAAATAAAGAAGAGATTAAATCAACAGAGAACAACAAAAACAACTAA
- a CDS encoding LolA family protein: MKKIIAFIGVALFAIAANAQSSQRAKNYLTEVTNKINGYDNISINFSFTQKNDKNTKQDFEGKGTLDIKKDLYNLSFMGIQKIYDGKKIYTISKEDEEVTVSKFDSKSPDGILPSQMLTFFNQGYSFQWDILQNVNGRKIQYIKLIPTDKKSVIKEVFLGIDSSSKEIYNKIQVNKDGGKSTLTVNSFKTNQTMSKNHFTFTQSLYPNYYINNID, from the coding sequence ATGAAGAAGATTATTGCATTTATAGGAGTTGCTCTATTTGCTATAGCAGCGAATGCACAGAGTAGTCAACGAGCAAAAAATTACTTAACAGAAGTAACTAATAAAATTAATGGTTATGATAATATTTCTATAAACTTCTCTTTTACCCAGAAGAATGATAAGAATACCAAACAGGACTTTGAAGGTAAAGGAACGTTAGATATTAAGAAGGATTTATATAATCTGTCTTTTATGGGAATTCAAAAGATTTATGATGGAAAAAAGATTTATACGATATCAAAAGAAGATGAAGAGGTGACAGTATCAAAATTTGATTCAAAATCACCTGATGGGATATTGCCATCTCAGATGCTTACTTTTTTTAACCAAGGATATAGCTTTCAATGGGATATCTTGCAAAATGTAAATGGGCGAAAAATACAATATATTAAACTGATACCAACTGATAAAAAATCAGTTATAAAAGAAGTTTTTTTAGGGATAGACTCTAGTAGCAAAGAAATATATAATAAAATTCAGGTGAATAAAGATGGGGGTAAATCTACATTGACGGTTAATTCTTTCAAAACAAATCAGACAATGTCGAAAAATCACTTTACCTTTACACAGTCGTTGTACCCTAACTATTACATCAACAATATAGACTAG